A genomic region of Cotesia glomerata isolate CgM1 linkage group LG9, MPM_Cglom_v2.3, whole genome shotgun sequence contains the following coding sequences:
- the LOC123272267 gene encoding uncharacterized protein LOC123272267 — protein MTSVPNWYQELSIPQMNRVRILPKAIKCDFDEKLTVRTRKILTDIGIISTFVKISSNKLKKIFKKSHMNPGKFLCEIYRSITGNYFEEERNKKFYDCNQRLVLTAIAYLYLPETIIELHRRLPITKKNDSSYSKKYFPPVKSQQKSSKSPYLQSRLEEYNLILQKNEQLKSQKMGQLIAKPQVILPPSDLVLKSEQLKRSSQKNLKKNNSQSNYKKLRSYSSKSIAKKNSSQLTARTNYEKKIEFNEYDPSIVKIFKELSENSFKINEIKNLRGRKYLSRNWEESLRNVDEDFVIMSRKANDILKNFYNTTCRIFNVDLCSHCCSQKSKIPTKKKIKNLLIDSLILDGNCRRKFIGSVTLNSPSQSLPASEHSFSQEITLSEDKLIKKNIICGSIIIDGKLINQIGGICKDRLHISHKIPHSERIKNTLPCNCYCTEENKEENETENKIDKLKCQQRFDDINPSLKNFLLANEVKKNIEEQTFERINHTTCTQRFFTDKKKVEEKKKEACMKCFNFPDKCKKNPLEEILKFVEEDQIKLYKNNIKFSIRGLKQIADNGASCKPIISNIILCTPKIITPISSKSDLTVYSSLSKSNLVSEIKLNGVKNEGEKLSGKEKIAKIITDNKNKVKEEMMELYKQIEELDNIKNKLNKNLEIIKSDPAIKDTSVIKKQIAGKNVKMKKKDIKLKETDNKANSEKFENENLETIETDSKNVIKKQIVDGKNNMKMKKKLMSEETGDTDVYSEKSEGDKKNSDLDKNIINEEKNDGDLSKHNNLITLMKIALKEMANENFLLAKLPDCDKLPQLRMWIKCRKGFVSSNLEKDELRDKIQNIGNEQFDETSKIVVPQIKLDKYQGTLNYYDINKLENLVKMKKKQFYSKVRKSRVNVSRSTWNQLQFDNCTSDLLFKRTYFIYQPAKEANGFILKPYGLQSSKKKEK, from the exons atgacatCTGTTCCAAATTGGTATCAAGAACTTTCAATTCCTCAG ATGAATCGAGTACGCATTTTACCTAAAGCCATCAAATGTGATTTTGATGAAAAGCTAACTGTCAGAACTCGAAAGATTTTAACTGACATTGGAATAATTTCTAcgtttgtaaaaatttcatcaaataaattgaaaaaaatattcaaaaaaagtcATATGAATCctggtaaatttttatgtgAAATTTATCGCTCTATAACaggaaattattttgaagaagaacGCAATA AAAAGTTTTATGACTGCAATCAAAGGCTTGTTTTAACAGCAATTGCTTATTTGTATCTTCCGGAAACTATCATTGAATTGCATCGTCGATTaccaataacaaaaaaaaatgattcttcatattcaaaaaaat attttccacCAGTTAAATCACAACAGAAATCTTCTAAATCACCATATTTACAGTCTCGCCTGgaagaatataatttaatactacaaaaaaatgagcaattaaaatctcaaaaaatggGTCAATTAATTGCCAAACCTCAAGTGATATTACCTCCTTCTGACTTAGTCCTTAAATCTGAACAATTGAAACGatcaagtcaaaaaaatttaaagaaaaacaatTCTCAAagcaactataaaaaattacgatcATATTCAAGTAAAAGTatcgctaaaaaaaattcttcacaGCTTACAGCTCGTACTaattatgagaaaaaaatagaatttaatgaatatgATCCaagtattgtaaaaattttcaaagaa ctatcagaaaattcttttaaaataaacgaaataaaaaatttacgtggaagaaaatatttatcaagaaATTGGGAAGAATCTTTGCGAAATGTCGATGAAGACTTTGTAATTATGTCAAGAAAagctaatgatattttaaaaaatttttataacacaACTTGTAGGATTTTTAATGTTGATCTTTGCAGCCATTGTTGCTcacaaaaatctaaaattccaacaaagaagaaaatcaaaaatttattgatagaCTCTTTAATATTAGATGGCAATTgtagaagaaaatttattggttCTGTAACTCTAAACTCACCTTCACAAAGCTTACCTGCTTCTGAACATAGCTTCTCACAAGAGATCACTCTTTCtgaagataaattaattaagaaaaatataatttgtggctcaataataatagatggaaaattgataaatcaaATTGGAGGAATTTGTAAAGATCGTTTGCATATTTCGCATAAAATTCCTCATTCGGAAAGAATTAAGAATACTTTACCGTGCAATTGTTATTGTActgaagaaaataaagaagaaaatgaaactgaaaataaaattgataaattaaaatgtcaGCAGCGCTTTGATGATATTAATccaagtttgaaaaattttttgttagcgAACGAAGTAAAGAAGAATATAGAAGAACAAACTTTTGAGCGAATTAATCACACGACTTGCACTCAAAGATtttttactgataaaaaaaaggttgaagaaaaaaaaaaggaagctTGTAtgaaatgttttaattttccGGATAAATGTAAGAAAAATCCTCTTGAAGAAATACTAAAATTTGTTGAAGAAGATCAGattaaattatacaaaaataatattaagttttCTATTAGAGGACTGAAACAAATTGCTGATAATGGAGCGAGTTGTAAGCcgattatttcaaatataattttatgtacACCTAAAATAATTACACCTATTTCTAGTAAGTCAGATTTAACTGTATATTCTTCTTTGAGTAAGAGTAATCTTGtgtctgaaataaaattaaatggcGTTAAAAATGAGGGTGAAAAATTATCtggtaaagaaaaaattgctaaaattattacggataataaaaataaagttaaagaGGAAATGATGGAGTTATACAAACAAATTGAAGAGttagataatattaaaaataaattaaataaaaatttggaaataattaaaagtgatCCTGCGATAAAGGACACTAGTGTGATAAAAAAACAGATCGctggaaaaaatgtaaaaatgaaaaagaaggATATTAAGTTAAAAGAAACTGATAATAAAGCTAATAgcgagaaatttgaaaatgaaaatttggaAACAATTGAAACTGATtccaaaaatgtaataaaaaaacagatcgtcgatggaaaaaataatatgaaaatgaaaaagaagTTAATGTCAGAAGAAACTGGAGATACTGATGTTTATAGCGAAAAATCTGaaggagataaaaaaaattctgatttggataaaaatataattaatgaagaaaaaaacgaTGGAGACTTATCGaaacataataatttaattactttgatGAAA attgcACTGAAAGAAATggcaaatgaaaattttctactcGCAAAATTACCGGATTGTGATAAACTCCCTCAACTTCGAATGTGGATTAAGTGTCGAAAAGGATTTGTTTCATCTAATTTAGAAAAAG atgaaCTTCgtgataaaattcaaaatatcgGTAATGAACAATTTGATGAGACATCAAAAATTGTGGTTCCACAAATAAAATTGGATAAATATCAAGgaacgttaaattattatgacataaataaattagaaaatctt gttaaaatgaaaaagaaacAGTTTTACAGCAAAGTAAGAAAATCACGAGTAAATGTATCACGTTCGACATGGAACCAATTGCAATTTGACAATTGTACGtcagatttattatttaaaagaacTTACTTTATTTATCAACCGGCTAAAGAAGCAAATGGATTTATATTAAAGCCATACGGATTgcaatcttcaaaaaaaaaagaaaaataa